One Aegilops tauschii subsp. strangulata cultivar AL8/78 chromosome 7, Aet v6.0, whole genome shotgun sequence genomic window carries:
- the LOC109763092 gene encoding F-box only protein 8-like: MGIKASSLRGLLHRAHALFRALLTDTGSPVYLPNELVSDILSRIPERSVRRFRCVSKEWHALVTAPAFVAAHKSRAEPFLVMYSNPSEGLRLIDMDGNVVRLISDMCGCWSPVSTSPDGILCVTGYLDSYPGNAVFAGLIDLGTMEAVVTRLEDNKAWGFGRAIPSDAYKIVRFRDHIRGCNCEVYTIGGGDGWRRRKSHPLHYKYDSFENYAATVNGVLYLLARKKPHDMDYVLCFDLESEEWKNTIKGPSNVDIWGHDISLGELKDTLYMAEKKNWETDHGYTNIWLLTDFDTSIWIKAYTIPLEPSMLPYAPMFCRMIPLRVLHDSSKLLFYYGSRYVLFVLRGAQLQIYDPHNETSCTDVTEKLLGDHGTVVGFCSSHLERFGSAKIQRPISSFRHI; encoded by the coding sequence ATGGGGATCAAGGCGTCCTCGCTGCGCGGTCTACTTCACCGGGCGCATGCGCTGTTCCGGGCACTGTTGACCGACACGGGATCGCCGGTGTACCTGCCGAATGAGCTCGTGTCGGATATCCTCTCCAGGATCCCAGAGAGGTCCGTGCGTCGGTTCCGGTGCGTGTCCAAGGAGTGGCATGCCCTCGTCACCGCCCCCGCCTTCGTCGCAGCGCACAAGTCCCGCGCCGAGCCATTCCTCGTCATGTACTCCAATCCCTCCGAGGGCCTGCGGCTGATCGATATGGATGGCAACGTCGTAAGGTTGATCAGCGACATGTGTGGGTGTTGGAGTCCGGTGTCCACGAGCCCCGATGGCATTCTATGTGTCACCGGCTATCTGGATAGCTACCCGGGCAACGCTGTTTTTGCCGGGTTGATCGACCTTGGCACCATGGAGGCGGTTGTCACCCGCTTAGAAGACAATAAAGCCTGGGGCTTCGGTCGTGCCATCCCGTCAGACGCGTATAAGATTGTGCGTTTCCGAGACCACATTAGGGGATGCAATTGTGAGGTTTACACAATAGGGGGTGGTGACGGGTGGAGACGAAGGAAATCACACCCATTGCATTACAAATACGATAGCTTTGAAAACTATGCTGCTACGGTCAATGGTGTGTTGTATTTATTGGCAAGGAAGAAGCCACATGACATGGACTATGTACTCTGCTTTGACCTTGAGAGCGAGGAGTGGAAGAATACTATCAAAGGCCCATCAAATGTGGACATCTGGGGGCATGATATCAGCTTAGGCGAGCTCAAGGACACTTTGTATATGGCTGAAAAGAAGAACTGGGAAACCGATCATGGGTATACAAACATATGGCTCCTGACTGATTTTGATACGAGTATCTGGATCAAGGCATATACGATACCGTTGGAGCCATCCATGCTCCCATATGCTCCCATGTTTTGTCGGATGATACCTTTGAGGGTGTTGCATGACAGTTCAAAGCTGCTCTTCTACTACGGTTCTAGATATGTATTATTTGTGTTACGAGGAGCACAGTTACAAATCTATGACCCTCATAATGAGACATCATGCACAGATGTGACAGAAAAACTGCTCGGTGACCATGGCACCGTTGTCGGCTTTTGCAGCTCGCACTTGGAGCGTTTCGGCTCGGCAAAGATCCAGCGCCCCATATCCTCTTTCCGCCACATTTGA